A stretch of the Dyella telluris genome encodes the following:
- a CDS encoding SDR family oxidoreductase — MSGRLSGKHALVTAAGAGIGRATALAFAEAGATVLATDIHEENLASLAASHPSISTRVLDVTDASAIQSLASSVGRVDVLFNCAGYVHAGTILDTDDASWRRSFAINVDSMFHLCRALLPGMLERGAGSIVNMSSVASSIKGVPNRFAYSATKAAVIGLTRSIAADFVAKGIRCNAICPGTVKTPSLAERVRALGGDEEAAWQGFTSRQPMGRLGTPEEIAALAVYLASDESSFTTGTIHVVDGGWSN; from the coding sequence ATGAGCGGCCGACTGAGCGGCAAGCATGCCCTGGTGACCGCGGCCGGCGCAGGCATTGGCCGCGCCACCGCCCTCGCCTTCGCCGAAGCAGGCGCCACGGTGCTGGCAACGGATATCCACGAAGAGAACCTGGCCTCCCTCGCGGCCAGCCATCCGTCGATCAGCACACGCGTCCTCGACGTGACCGATGCCAGCGCCATCCAGTCGCTGGCGAGCTCCGTCGGTCGCGTCGACGTGTTGTTCAACTGCGCCGGTTACGTGCATGCCGGCACCATTCTCGATACCGACGATGCGAGCTGGCGACGCTCGTTCGCCATCAACGTGGACAGCATGTTCCACCTCTGTCGCGCACTGCTGCCCGGCATGCTCGAGCGCGGCGCAGGCAGCATCGTCAACATGTCCTCGGTGGCATCGAGCATCAAGGGCGTTCCCAACCGCTTTGCCTACAGCGCCACCAAGGCCGCCGTGATCGGCCTGACCCGTTCCATTGCCGCGGACTTCGTGGCCAAGGGCATCCGCTGCAATGCGATCTGCCCCGGCACAGTGAAAACCCCGTCGCTCGCCGAGCGCGTACGCGCACTGGGTGGTGACGAGGAAGCCGCATGGCAGGGCTTCACTTCGCGCCAACCCATGGGCCGCCTGGGCACACCCGAGGAGATCGCGGCGCTGGCCGTGTATCTCGCCTCCGACGAATCGTCCTTTACCACCGGCACCATCCACGTCGTGGATGGCGGCTGGTCGAACTGA